A genome region from Tolypothrix sp. PCC 7712 includes the following:
- a CDS encoding tail fiber domain-containing protein — translation MDRKNQASLIQDSLIAELTDTDLADCVGGCGYINPAGQEIIANNGTLNALGLQNNPNIVYDPNGSIRYRSDRHLKESIAEVDIYAILQGIAKLPITTWQYKDQDQTIRHIGPMAQDFAATFNLGESDRTINFVDAHGVSLAAIQALYHVVQKQESQINELQTQLLELKQQQQF, via the coding sequence ATGGATAGGAAAAATCAAGCATCACTGATTCAGGATAGTTTGATTGCCGAATTAACTGATACTGATTTAGCCGATTGTGTTGGAGGTTGCGGCTATATTAATCCAGCTGGTCAGGAAATTATTGCTAACAATGGTACGCTCAACGCTCTGGGGCTGCAAAACAATCCAAATATTGTGTATGACCCCAATGGTTCTATCCGCTATAGAAGCGATCGCCATCTCAAAGAATCTATAGCAGAGGTTGATATCTACGCCATTCTTCAAGGTATTGCTAAGTTACCGATTACAACTTGGCAATACAAAGACCAAGACCAGACAATTCGCCATATTGGCCCAATGGCTCAAGACTTTGCAGCCACTTTCAATCTTGGGGAGAGCGATCGCACTATCAATTTTGTTGATGCTCATGGTGTATCTTTGGCAGCGATTCAAGCACTTTACCATGTAGTGCAAAAGCAAGAATCTCAAATCAATGAATTGCAAACACAATTACTTGAGTTAAAACAACAACAGCAATTTTAA